Within Methanomassiliicoccales archaeon, the genomic segment CCCCCGCGAATACGAGTCCGCCAAGGTGGAGAGGATCGAGAAAGCGATGCAGGTGAATACCAGCAGATATATCACTCTGGGGGAGGTTTCAGCCTTCCTCGGTTCCAATGTGAGGTGATTGAGGTGAGCGAGATCATAAACACGAGCGGCAAGAGGAAATCGGCCATTGCCAGGGTCACAGTAAAGAAAGGAAGTGGTCAGGTCAGGATCAACAAGGTTCCCCTGGAAATATACTCGCCGGAGCTCGCCCGCCTGAAGATCCAGGAGCCGCTGGCCCTTGTACCTGAGAAAGCGGTCCAGGTTGACATCCAGGTGAATGTTAAAGGCGGTGGCATCATGGGGCAGGCAGAAGCCTCAAGAACGGCGATAGCGAAGGGACTGGTGGAGTTCTTCAAAGACTCTGAGCTAGAGAAGAACTTCAAGCAGTACGACCGTTCCCTGCTTATTAGCGACCCCCGCAGAAAATTGCCTAAGAAGCCAATGGGTCGTGGTGCCAGAAAGAAGAGGCAGAAGTCATACAGGTGATTTAATGATAATACCCGTGCGATGCTTCAGCTGCGGGAAGGTGGTAGGGAGTTCCTACCAGACCTTCATCAAGAGGGTTCAGCTTGGGGAGGAACCGAAGCAGGTTCTGGACGACCTTGGCATAAGGCGCTACTGCTGCCGCAGGATGATCGTCTCCCACGCAGAGCTCATCGACGAGCTGATGCCTCTAGGTTAAACCCTTTCAATTGGGTCCGT encodes:
- a CDS encoding 30S ribosomal protein S9; its protein translation is MSEIINTSGKRKSAIARVTVKKGSGQVRINKVPLEIYSPELARLKIQEPLALVPEKAVQVDIQVNVKGGGIMGQAEASRTAIAKGLVEFFKDSELEKNFKQYDRSLLISDPRRKLPKKPMGRGARKKRQKSYR
- a CDS encoding DNA-directed RNA polymerase subunit N is translated as MIIPVRCFSCGKVVGSSYQTFIKRVQLGEEPKQVLDDLGIRRYCCRRMIVSHAELIDELMPLG